GTAATCATCTGATCGACATCTTTATATCTtatgacaatttatttattttttgaacaaaaaaaaacaagatatgtTTTTAACTGTTACGTAATACccgtggaaaaaaattaaaaatatatactctcGTACGCACGCgcgtgtaaatttataaaattattcaagaaatatatgcaattagcgtattttgaaatttcgaaATTGTTCATATTATCTCGTAGCCTTGGTGGAATATGCCTACATCGGTTCACCGATAATTTTATGCTTCACAGATGGACGATTTGCGAAGGTAGCGCATTAGAAAAATGACAAGTCTTAGCTAATTATGATACTGTCAACGATGTAATGGGCTCTATCTTTCTAATAAACAGGAAACGATCGCTGTTTTATTGTCggttattattatacgataagataaatgataaaagagaTATGTTAGGCTACCAACGTTTACAGCTTGTAGACATCCCGCGCTAATAACtggatattatcaaaattatgagaaattttcagCGCGTTCTCCAATTTTTCTTCCCGATATTCAAGAAAGTCAGGGCGAAGGATACTAATGATTGTGACATTAATAGTTTGGTCAAGTCTATTTCAAGACTTTAAAACGGTCGATTGCCGAAAATGCGATTGACATGAATAttcaattgaaatatataaattattttgtaagagatattatatatacatatatataaatttatggcattatatgtatgattaatttaatacgataattttttgcatgatATGGTCATCGTTCATCTTTAGCTTTAGacttaaatcaatattaatgcttcataaatatcgatatttagaattgtgtgtttttatttttagtgttGGAATATGTAGGACCAAAGTGGCGCACTTTTGTGGCGAACATGTCGATAGCTCTCTTCTTCACGTTCGCTGCCTGCATCTTACCGTGGATTGCGTATTTTTTGGCCAACTGGAGGATGACCTGCATCGCCATATCCGTCCCTCTAGTTCTGGCAGTAGCGGCACCTTGGTTGGTGCCAGAGAGTGCGAGGTGGCTTGTCAGCCAAGGTCAAGTGGAGAAAGCCATCGAGATCCTGGGTAAATTCGAACGCATGAACGGCACGAAAGTGCCCGACAACGTCTATCAGCAATTCCGTGTAAGAATCGCATGTTTCTCGTCATTTTTTTCCCGCGTTCAAAGAAAGCTTGCTGTATCGAGtttagtgataaaaattcaCGATGTGCGTCAATGTAACAGGAAACTTGCGCGAGAGTGTGCAAGGAGCAAGAAGCGGACAAAACTTATTCTGTGGTGGATTTATTTAAGAGTCCACGCTTGCGAAACATTACGATCCTCCTCATTCTCATCTGGTGAGTATTATCGAtggaaatatttcttcaatctctgaaataaaatttatatcaaagttaGATATGCTACGCGATTATAAACGCTCTTTACgtgtttaatagaaaatttgataCTTGTAAAAGAATGTATgtcgaagaaaataatagatattgaaaaaaaaataagtctaCATTTtacctaatatattttataacgcaGGATGGCGATATCGCTGGTATTCGACGGTCACGTTAGAAACGTAAACAATCTCGGACTCGATGTCTTTATGACATTTACCATCGCGGCATTTACCGAATTACCCGCCGACACGTTCCTCACCCTTGTTCTGGATCGATGGGGTAGGCGATGGCTGGCTTGCGGTACTATGGTAATTTCAGGAATTTTCAGCATTTGGGCGAGCGCGGTTTCAAACAGTGAGTGCAGGATATATtaactcttctttttttctaatatacatatacatatattatataataaaatataatagttatatattatttaagttacatattatttaattagaaactcTCTTCTAGtttcaagaattaatataattatagaaattataaaatcataatattattgtaactgTATTAAAGTACAGACTTATATTTACATTCACGTGTTTTTTTGCAGGctattatattgcaatcaCACACAATTTCTACAGCCTCTTTCGTTTTAATTGAACGTTTCAGATATTTATTCGGCCACCTTGGCGATCGTTGGTAGATTTTGGGTCAACATCTCGTATAACATCGGTCTTCAGTACGCCGCTGAAGTTTTACCAACAGTTGTAAGGGCGCAAGGAGTTGCCTTGATCCACATAATGGGATACGTCGCTAGCATCCTCGCACCCTTTGTCGTTTACTTAGATATTGTCTCGTCCATTCTGCCATTATTGGTTTTGGGTATCATGGGTATCCTGGGCGGTCTCCTAACGCTTCTGTTACCGGAAACGTTGGATAAAGATCTGCCACAGACGTTACAGGATGGCGAGGATTTCGGAAAAGATCAAAAAATATGGGATATGCCGTTTCTCTCAAAGTAAGTGTCATTATTAACTTTCATATTACTTGATcaaatacatatgtgtgtaaaaaaatatcatttacacttcataaaatatttgttctcCAGTTTCTCTTTTACATCCATGTCAAACTTGATGCATTTTTCCTTTACTCCttccttttctttaattaaatgcaatataattccAGTAGTAACGGCAATAGAGAGTGATAGATTTTTCCTCTGAAAGAGATATCatatttacatgtttttttttaaggaaaaagcCTGCAGATGTGGAAGTACCGCCAGTGGCAATCTTCCGGTCGTTCGAGCGCAGCAGTCTACGAAGTTCGATGAGAGCATCCACTCGCGGCGAAACCCTGAGGAGCAGCATGATACAAAGATCGAGTATAAGATCCCGGAAAAGCGTAAACGCGGCCACGGAGGCGGAGAGCAAATGAATGTCTCGAGGAACGAGATCCTGATTTTGGAAATATTCCTTCTTTCCAACATCGTTCCTTCTTTCGACATTatgatatatgtgatatatcgGAGCTaccaaaatcaaattatatttgatgcgCACACtcgtatacatttataataaacctGCAATGGTATAGCTTTAAAtcgacagagaaagaaagaaagagaaagagaga
The genomic region above belongs to Cataglyphis hispanica isolate Lineage 1 chromosome 7, ULB_Chis1_1.0, whole genome shotgun sequence and contains:
- the LOC126850872 gene encoding organic cation transporter protein-like, which gives rise to MPPQEKLSAANGRVLGDLSSKDTSPESGLSASASSETGFPAAKSDRKSGDQEDDPEQPKDLDFDDLLPHVGEFGTYQRILFVLMIPFAFFVAWVYFSQIFITLVPEKHWCRVPELENLTIEERMALAIPVDGDGYSKCTMYDVNYTEIILNGIREADPSWPTKGCSHGWEFNFSDIPYETVATELGWVCEHSALPTAAQSVFFVGAIFGGLLFGWIADRYGRIPALVGANVTGFLAGVATVLADSFWKFALCRFFVGFAFDNCFTMMYILVLEYVGPKWRTFVANMSIALFFTFAACILPWIAYFLANWRMTCIAISVPLVLAVAAPWLVPESARWLVSQGQVEKAIEILGKFERMNGTKVPDNVYQQFRETCARVCKEQEADKTYSVVDLFKSPRLRNITILLILIWMAISLVFDGHVRNVNNLGLDVFMTFTIAAFTELPADTFLTLVLDRWGRRWLACGTMVISGIFSIWASAVSNNIYSATLAIVGRFWVNISYNIGLQYAAEVLPTVVRAQGVALIHIMGYVASILAPFVVYLDIVSSILPLLVLGIMGILGGLLTLLLPETLDKDLPQTLQDGEDFGKDQKIWDMPFLSKKKPADVEVPPVAIFRSFERSSLRSSMRASTRGETLRSSMIQRSSIRSRKSVNAATEAESK